The sequence below is a genomic window from Ferrimicrobium acidiphilum DSM 19497.
TGGCACTTTTCCCCTCTGCCCCGTAGACGATCTTGCCCGTCTCGTGATTGGTGACAAGCGTTAAGTAGTTGTGGTGTTTGCGATAACTGATCTCGTCAACCCCGAGAATGAAGAGGTCATCAAGACGGTTGGGATCGAGCTCTTGGCGTGACGACTCGTTCACAG
It includes:
- a CDS encoding transposase, whose amino-acid sequence is MNESSRQELDPNRLDDLFILGVDEISYRKHHNYLTLVTNHETGKIVYGAEGKSAKSLDEFFDDLGEERIAKIKAATMDLGPAFAKAFREKAPNVQICLDPFHVVKLGT